The following proteins are encoded in a genomic region of Maribacter hydrothermalis:
- the amaB gene encoding L-piperidine-6-carboxylate dehydrogenase yields the protein MSKIATDFGIHDALKKLGVNDINDGTSTGSNNFSSGDLISSYSPVDGSLIAKVKTTTKADYEKVMSTATSAFKEWRTKPAPQRGEIVRQFGDKLRELKEPLGKLVSYEMGKSYQEGLGEVQEMIDICDFAVGLSRQLHGLTMHSERPGHRMYEQYHSLGVVGIISAFNFPVAVWAWNTALAWICGDVCVWKPSEKTPLCGIACQNIAADVFKANNLPEGISCLINGDYKVGELMTQDNRIPLVSATGSIRMGKIVAQAVAARLGKSLLELGGNNAIIVTPDADLKMTVIGAVFGAVGTAGQRCTSTRRLIIHESMYDKVKEAVVAAYQQLRIGNPLDENNHVGPLIDTDAVAQYKLALEKVVSEGGKLIVEGGVLEGKGYESGCYVKPAIAEAKNDFEIVQHETFAPVLYLLKYSGDVENAIAIQNGVVQGLSSAIMTNNLREAERFLSAWGSDCGIANVNIGTSGAEIGGAFGGEKETGGGRESGSDAWKVYMRRQTNTINYTTELPLAQGIKFDL from the coding sequence ATGTCAAAAATAGCAACAGATTTTGGAATACATGATGCCTTAAAAAAACTAGGAGTCAACGATATTAACGATGGAACATCAACTGGATCAAACAATTTTTCTTCAGGTGACCTAATTTCATCTTATTCCCCAGTAGATGGCTCATTAATTGCCAAGGTGAAAACTACCACCAAAGCAGATTATGAAAAAGTTATGAGTACCGCTACCTCTGCTTTTAAAGAATGGAGAACAAAACCAGCACCTCAACGCGGTGAAATTGTTCGTCAATTTGGAGATAAACTAAGAGAACTTAAAGAACCTTTAGGGAAATTAGTTTCTTATGAAATGGGTAAAAGCTACCAAGAAGGTTTAGGAGAGGTTCAAGAAATGATAGATATCTGTGATTTTGCGGTTGGTCTTTCACGTCAATTACACGGATTAACTATGCACTCTGAAAGACCAGGTCATAGAATGTACGAACAATACCATTCACTTGGAGTTGTAGGTATAATTTCAGCTTTTAATTTCCCTGTAGCTGTTTGGGCATGGAATACGGCATTGGCATGGATTTGTGGAGATGTTTGTGTTTGGAAACCATCGGAAAAAACTCCTTTATGTGGCATTGCTTGTCAAAACATAGCAGCAGATGTATTTAAAGCAAATAATTTACCCGAAGGTATTTCTTGCCTTATTAACGGAGATTACAAAGTAGGTGAACTTATGACTCAAGATAATAGAATTCCATTGGTATCTGCCACTGGCTCTATTAGAATGGGTAAAATTGTTGCACAAGCCGTTGCTGCAAGACTGGGTAAATCGTTGTTAGAACTTGGCGGTAATAATGCTATTATAGTTACGCCAGATGCCGACTTAAAAATGACCGTTATTGGCGCTGTATTTGGTGCTGTAGGTACTGCCGGTCAACGATGTACTTCTACAAGAAGACTAATTATTCACGAATCTATGTATGATAAGGTAAAAGAAGCTGTAGTTGCTGCTTACCAACAATTAAGAATTGGAAATCCTTTAGATGAAAATAATCATGTGGGTCCATTAATTGACACTGATGCGGTTGCACAATATAAACTTGCATTGGAAAAAGTTGTTTCTGAAGGCGGTAAACTAATTGTTGAAGGTGGTGTATTAGAAGGTAAAGGTTACGAAAGTGGCTGTTATGTGAAGCCTGCTATCGCCGAAGCTAAAAACGATTTTGAAATTGTACAGCATGAAACTTTTGCACCTGTTCTATATTTATTAAAATATTCGGGTGATGTTGAAAATGCCATTGCTATTCAAAATGGTGTGGTTCAAGGTTTATCATCTGCAATTATGACTAATAATCTTCGTGAAGCGGAGCGTTTTCTTTCTGCATGGGGTAGCGATTGCGGTATAGCTAATGTAAACATTGGCACCTCTGGAGCTGAAATAGGTGGAGCCTTTGGTGGTGAAAAAGAAACTGGCGGTGGTAGAGAAAGCGGTTCTGATGCATGGAAAGTATATATGAGAAGACAAACCAATACTATTAATTATACCACAGAATTACCTTTAGCCCAGGGTATAAAGTTTGATCTATAA
- a CDS encoding OmpA family protein, translating into MTKTTTNLLLMLITIVAGTYFYVTCCSECNAGAVTTEPSTEQVIIKEPEATAYPFAIDGNGFTYNTNDNYNFNLSSQTFLTPLSLELKNGVNSLKEHLGTNENNVINVTGFYTSDEENNTAFPNLGLARANNIKNDLAAKGIPTAQINTFGKIMDEMIAKDGTYLGAASFSLIEKSATADDELKALYEKIKADPLILYFDTAEASISLDATQRQKVADISRYLDKVAGATTSVVGHTDATGQASTNMRLGQDRADFAKNYLMTNGIASDKIIATSKGHSQPIANNTTEEGREKNRRTVITLN; encoded by the coding sequence ATGACAAAAACAACAACCAATTTATTATTGATGTTGATTACCATTGTAGCTGGCACGTATTTCTATGTAACATGCTGTAGCGAATGCAATGCAGGAGCAGTCACTACAGAGCCATCCACAGAACAGGTAATCATCAAAGAACCAGAGGCTACTGCATATCCGTTTGCAATTGACGGCAACGGATTTACTTATAACACTAATGATAATTACAATTTTAATTTGTCCTCTCAAACTTTTCTAACGCCTTTAAGCTTAGAATTAAAAAATGGTGTCAATAGTTTAAAAGAACATTTAGGAACTAATGAGAATAATGTTATTAATGTTACCGGTTTTTACACAAGTGATGAAGAGAACAATACCGCATTTCCCAATTTAGGATTAGCACGCGCCAATAATATTAAAAATGATTTAGCCGCTAAAGGTATTCCTACAGCTCAAATCAATACGTTTGGAAAAATTATGGACGAAATGATTGCCAAAGATGGTACTTATTTGGGTGCTGCATCTTTTAGTCTTATAGAAAAATCAGCCACTGCCGACGACGAATTAAAAGCGCTTTATGAGAAGATTAAAGCAGACCCATTAATTCTATATTTTGATACTGCGGAAGCTTCTATAAGTTTAGATGCTACACAAAGACAAAAAGTTGCAGATATTTCTAGATATTTAGATAAGGTTGCCGGTGCTACAACTAGTGTAGTTGGCCATACAGATGCTACAGGACAAGCAAGCACAAATATGAGACTTGGCCAAGATCGAGCAGATTTTGCTAAAAATTATTTAATGACAAACGGTATTGCTTCAGACAAGATCATTGCAACTTCTAAAGGGCATTCTCAACCAATTGCTAATAATACTACGGAAGAAGGAAGAGAAAAAAACAGAAGAACCGTAATCACTTTAAACTAA
- a CDS encoding acyl-ACP desaturase translates to MSIKNIRLEVMQALEPKVEGFMDSFLIKPEDIWQPTDFLPNSEQDTFLQEVKQLREESKELGYDFWVTMVADTITEEALPTYESWLMDVVGIDQHGDYKTNGWAKWVRAWTAEENRHGDVLNKYLYLSGRVNMREVELTTQHLISDGFDIGTDRDPYKNFVYTSFQELATNISHKRVGQMAKKKGNVLLGKMCTIIAGDEMRHHLAYREFVKTIFGEDPSGMMIAFADMMKRKIVMPAHFLRESGGTIGSAFENFSNCAQRLGVYTAQDYVDILSKLNAFWELESVRSLNEEAEKAREYLIKLPARLERIAERMKFPQDQYHFKWVEANGAL, encoded by the coding sequence ATGTCTATTAAAAATATAAGATTAGAAGTAATGCAGGCTCTAGAGCCTAAGGTAGAAGGTTTTATGGATTCTTTTCTAATAAAACCGGAAGATATTTGGCAGCCTACTGACTTTTTGCCTAATTCAGAACAAGATACTTTTTTACAGGAAGTAAAGCAGCTTAGAGAAGAGTCTAAAGAATTGGGTTACGATTTTTGGGTAACTATGGTAGCCGATACCATTACAGAAGAAGCATTGCCTACTTACGAATCATGGTTAATGGACGTTGTCGGTATTGACCAACATGGCGATTACAAAACAAACGGTTGGGCAAAATGGGTACGTGCTTGGACAGCGGAAGAAAATAGACATGGTGATGTGTTGAACAAATATCTTTATTTATCTGGAAGGGTAAATATGCGAGAAGTTGAATTAACGACACAGCATTTAATATCTGACGGATTTGATATTGGTACAGACCGTGATCCTTATAAGAATTTTGTATATACTTCATTTCAAGAACTAGCTACTAATATTTCTCATAAACGTGTGGGGCAAATGGCTAAGAAAAAAGGAAATGTACTACTAGGTAAAATGTGTACCATTATAGCAGGGGATGAAATGAGACATCATTTAGCATACAGAGAGTTTGTAAAGACTATTTTTGGTGAAGACCCATCAGGTATGATGATAGCATTTGCAGATATGATGAAAAGGAAAATAGTTATGCCTGCACACTTTTTACGTGAATCTGGTGGAACAATAGGATCTGCTTTTGAAAACTTTTCTAATTGTGCGCAACGTTTAGGGGTGTATACGGCACAAGATTATGTGGATATTTTAAGTAAGTTAAATGCTTTTTGGGAATTGGAAAGTGTTCGTTCGTTAAATGAAGAAGCTGAGAAAGCCCGTGAATATTTAATTAAGCTACCTGCAAGATTAGAGAGAATTGCAGAGCGCATGAAATTTCCGCAAGACCAATACCATTTTAAGTGGGTTGAAGCAAACGGAGCATTATAA
- a CDS encoding metallophosphoesterase family protein yields the protein MSLSRTLVVGDIHSGLKALKQVIEKANITENDTLIFLGDYIDGWSDAIETVNFLLELKERFNCVYLRGNHDELCYEWLTGADDNPTWFMHGGESTVNSYASISEDLREVHLNFYESLVNYHLDNENRLFLHAGFTNLKGIEFEYFEKTFYWDRTLWELALSLNKDLKEDHIYYPKRLKNYSEIYIGHTPVTRIGETTPQNAANVWNIDTGAAFKGPLTIFNVETKEYWQSEPVFTFYPGEKGRN from the coding sequence ATGAGTTTAAGTAGAACATTAGTCGTAGGGGATATACATTCCGGGTTAAAAGCTTTAAAACAAGTAATTGAAAAAGCAAATATTACAGAAAACGACACCCTAATATTTTTAGGGGATTATATTGATGGGTGGAGTGATGCAATAGAAACGGTAAATTTTTTATTGGAATTAAAAGAACGGTTTAATTGTGTATATTTAAGAGGCAATCATGACGAGCTTTGCTATGAGTGGCTGACAGGGGCAGATGATAACCCAACATGGTTTATGCATGGTGGTGAGTCAACAGTTAATTCATATGCCTCTATTTCCGAGGATTTAAGAGAAGTTCATTTAAATTTCTATGAAAGTTTAGTAAATTACCACTTAGATAATGAGAATAGGTTGTTTTTACATGCAGGTTTTACTAACTTAAAAGGAATAGAATTTGAATATTTTGAAAAGACCTTTTATTGGGACCGTACGCTGTGGGAGCTAGCTCTTTCTTTAAATAAAGATTTAAAAGAAGATCATATATATTACCCTAAAAGACTTAAAAATTATTCAGAAATATATATCGGTCATACCCCAGTTACTCGCATAGGAGAAACAACGCCACAAAATGCGGCTAATGTTTGGAATATTGATACAGGTGCAGCCTTTAAAGGGCCGCTAACCATATTTAATGTGGAAACTAAAGAATATTGGCAAAGTGAACCGGTTTTCACCTTTTATCCTGGTGAAAAGGGTAGAAACTGA
- a CDS encoding DNA helicase PriA, which translates to MDNIQKSEYKKACANCGAELKFKPGSHQLTCEYCGYEEFIEQSKSSFEELELEHYLKIVGENAYTETIELLHCKNCGANQHVEENFKSLNCVYCSEPLIREDIEKEGWILPGALVPFQLDAKKAQSIFKDWVGKIWFAPDNLKKAALDPEGLHGLYVPYWTFDANLDASYQGQRGDYYYETETYNSNKGKRTRQVQKTRWTYASGNVDGFVDDILINASEKKRKEIPGKVAFWNLKDLVVFNSKYLSGFVTEKYSVSLKEGHHKSFQEAKNIAYNWIRRDIGGDTQRIANADIKLSDEKFKHILLPIYLSTYRYDGKEFNFYINGQTGVLSGTRPYSFWKIFFLVLFIIVLIGVFAIFAK; encoded by the coding sequence ATGGATAATATTCAAAAATCGGAATATAAAAAGGCTTGTGCCAATTGTGGTGCCGAGTTAAAATTTAAACCTGGTTCGCATCAACTTACCTGCGAGTATTGTGGGTATGAAGAATTTATTGAGCAATCTAAAAGTAGTTTTGAGGAACTTGAGTTAGAACATTACCTAAAGATTGTAGGCGAAAACGCATATACCGAAACTATTGAATTGTTGCACTGTAAAAATTGTGGTGCTAACCAGCATGTAGAAGAGAATTTCAAATCACTCAATTGTGTTTACTGTAGCGAACCTTTAATTAGGGAAGACATTGAGAAAGAAGGTTGGATCTTACCTGGTGCTCTGGTTCCATTTCAATTAGATGCAAAAAAGGCCCAATCTATTTTTAAGGATTGGGTTGGTAAAATTTGGTTTGCTCCAGATAACCTTAAAAAGGCGGCTTTAGACCCAGAAGGGCTGCATGGTTTGTATGTGCCTTACTGGACATTCGATGCTAATCTTGATGCATCTTACCAAGGACAACGAGGCGATTATTATTACGAAACTGAAACATATAATAGTAATAAGGGTAAACGCACTAGGCAAGTTCAGAAAACAAGATGGACCTATGCTTCTGGTAATGTTGATGGTTTTGTAGATGATATTCTCATTAATGCATCTGAAAAAAAGCGTAAAGAAATCCCTGGGAAAGTTGCTTTTTGGAACCTTAAAGATTTAGTCGTGTTCAATTCTAAATACTTATCTGGCTTTGTTACTGAAAAATATTCAGTATCACTTAAAGAGGGGCATCACAAATCTTTTCAAGAAGCAAAAAATATAGCTTATAATTGGATCAGGCGAGATATAGGAGGGGATACGCAAAGAATAGCAAATGCCGATATAAAATTGTCCGATGAAAAATTTAAACACATTTTACTTCCTATCTATTTAAGCACTTATAGATATGACGGCAAGGAGTTTAATTTTTATATAAATGGACAAACGGGTGTTTTAAGCGGAACTAGGCCTTATTCGTTTTGGAAAATTTTCTTTTTAGTGCTTTTTATTATTGTGTTAATAGGAGTATTTGCGATTTTTGCTAAATGA
- a CDS encoding SPFH domain-containing protein, translating into MSIFDEIKKKLSHEFIDIIEWLDTNDDTIVHRFERYQNEIKNNAQLIVREGQTAVFINEGQLADVFKPGTYTLNTKNLPILTTLKGWKYGFDSPFKAEVYFVNTRLFTDEKWGTKNPFMLSDDRFGLVEIRAFGTYSFRISDAGKFVVDVVGTDGNFTNYEINEHLKSLIVTRFTDTVGEANLPIELYAANTSELSETCQTVMQPEFNRVGIELEKFYIENVSMPEELKKEIFEYSRLDKLDMAKLAQFKAAKAMELAAKNEGGTAGAGMGMGMGFVLAQQMGGLMGQPGAQPFGGQAPQAQAPPPIPAQVSYFYAVNGQQSGPVTFEKLKELFASRTINRDSLIWKQGMASWSELKEVEELKSFLGGNTPPPLPTA; encoded by the coding sequence ATGAGCATATTTGATGAAATTAAAAAGAAGTTAAGCCACGAGTTTATTGATATAATTGAATGGTTAGATACTAATGACGATACCATTGTTCATAGATTTGAACGCTACCAAAACGAAATTAAAAATAATGCACAGCTTATAGTGCGCGAAGGGCAAACGGCTGTTTTTATAAATGAAGGTCAATTAGCGGATGTTTTTAAGCCGGGAACATATACCCTAAATACAAAAAACCTTCCAATTTTAACCACATTAAAAGGTTGGAAATATGGATTTGATAGTCCGTTTAAAGCAGAAGTTTATTTTGTAAATACTCGCTTATTTACAGATGAGAAGTGGGGGACAAAAAACCCATTTATGCTTAGTGATGATAGGTTTGGATTAGTAGAAATACGTGCCTTTGGGACCTATAGTTTTAGAATTAGTGATGCCGGTAAATTTGTAGTAGATGTAGTAGGTACTGACGGTAATTTTACTAATTATGAAATTAATGAGCATCTTAAAAGTTTAATTGTAACTCGTTTTACCGATACTGTTGGTGAAGCTAATTTGCCAATTGAACTTTATGCGGCAAATACCAGTGAACTTTCAGAAACATGCCAAACGGTAATGCAGCCAGAGTTTAATAGAGTTGGTATTGAATTAGAAAAATTCTACATCGAAAATGTATCGATGCCAGAAGAATTAAAGAAAGAAATTTTTGAATATAGCCGATTAGATAAATTGGACATGGCCAAGCTAGCACAGTTTAAAGCGGCAAAAGCTATGGAATTAGCGGCTAAAAATGAAGGCGGAACAGCTGGTGCCGGTATGGGAATGGGAATGGGCTTTGTATTAGCGCAGCAAATGGGAGGTTTAATGGGGCAACCTGGAGCACAACCTTTTGGCGGGCAAGCACCACAAGCGCAAGCGCCACCACCAATACCAGCTCAAGTATCCTATTTTTATGCTGTAAACGGTCAACAATCTGGTCCAGTAACTTTTGAGAAATTAAAAGAATTATTTGCAAGTAGAACTATTAATAGAGATTCACTTATTTGGAAACAAGGAATGGCAAGTTGGTCTGAGTTAAAAGAGGTAGAGGAATTGAAATCATTTTTAGGAGGCAATACACCACCACCATTACCAACAGCGTAA
- a CDS encoding carbohydrate kinase family protein, which produces MKKVFCIGELLIDFVAENQGNDLSKAKEFSKKAGGAPANVACAISKLGGDGVFIGCVGNDPFGTFLLRILENEKVDVSLAQKTNTFTTLAFVSIDENGERDFVFSRGADKELVYDSSHKTNFENNILHFGAATSFLGGSLEDAYSRYLFDGLTKNAFISFDPNYRVDLWKNKQDVFIRKCHAFIEKSHLCKFSLEEAQLLSGKDNLEDACKVFHEMGTKIIVVTLGSKGTFLCTLNFSKTIPSIKVSPKDTTGAGDAFIGCLLQQIAEHTSIDNILEKEEILTQMVTRANKAGAITTLNFGAIESLPTLQQLDS; this is translated from the coding sequence ATGAAAAAAGTGTTCTGTATTGGTGAATTATTGATTGATTTCGTAGCCGAAAACCAAGGTAATGATTTGTCTAAGGCCAAAGAATTTTCCAAAAAAGCGGGTGGAGCGCCAGCAAATGTTGCTTGTGCTATTAGCAAACTCGGTGGCGACGGTGTTTTTATTGGCTGCGTAGGCAATGACCCTTTTGGTACATTTTTATTGCGTATTTTAGAAAATGAAAAGGTAGATGTTTCTTTAGCACAAAAAACAAATACATTTACCACCCTTGCCTTTGTTTCTATCGATGAAAATGGTGAACGCGATTTTGTGTTTAGTAGAGGTGCAGATAAAGAACTAGTTTACGATTCATCACATAAAACCAATTTTGAAAACAACATACTACACTTTGGTGCTGCTACTTCATTTTTAGGAGGTTCTTTAGAAGATGCATATAGCCGATATTTATTTGATGGTTTAACCAAGAATGCATTCATTAGTTTTGATCCTAATTATAGGGTTGACCTTTGGAAAAACAAACAAGATGTTTTTATACGAAAATGCCACGCTTTTATAGAAAAATCTCACCTATGTAAGTTTAGTTTAGAAGAGGCTCAATTGCTATCAGGAAAAGATAATTTAGAAGATGCTTGTAAAGTTTTTCATGAAATGGGAACTAAAATAATAGTCGTTACCTTAGGAAGCAAAGGCACATTTTTATGTACTTTAAACTTCAGTAAAACAATACCGAGTATAAAAGTTAGCCCTAAAGATACTACTGGCGCAGGTGATGCTTTTATTGGATGCTTATTACAGCAAATAGCTGAACATACTTCGATTGACAATATATTGGAAAAAGAAGAAATTCTTACTCAAATGGTTACAAGAGCTAACAAAGCCGGAGCAATTACAACTTTAAATTTTGGTGCCATAGAATCGTTACCAACTTTACAACAATTAGATTCTTAA
- a CDS encoding amylosucrase yields the protein MNQAELHRILALKSQENKDSLDLDVLYNRRLSANISLIKTHFFSLYQEVEHKDYFFKLLDQIALLFKARPTELKNQDLERLNSGNWYQSEKMVGMQLYVDRFNKDINGLKEKLPYFQDLGINFLHLMPITTRPTGENDGGYAVNSYHEIDGKYGTKKDFLDFAKKARENNMFLMLDFVVNHTSDEFEWAEKAKKGSLHHQNYYYTYADRHIPDEFEKTLPEIFPQSAPGNFTYNEEMEKWVMTCFNTYQWDLNYRNPEVFIEMLGNLMSLANLGVDVIRFDALAFLWKKLGTLSQNLPEAHTLISLFRMCLQVIAPGVILLAEAIVAPRNIIKYFGEGISEGNECEIAYNASLMALLWNSIATKKASLMLKSLTEIPNKPNDGTWINYIRCHDDIGLGYDDDFVRAMGSDPTAHKQFILNYYTGRLEWSPAKGLMFMYNPKNGDGRITGSAASLLGLETALELKNKIIIDYAISKILMMHGIILTYGGIPMIYAGDEIATLNDYSYEQNQDHVNDNRWVNRPIQNWDVVASLNKTKENPSTIVYNGLKNMIRLRKEHVLFKDSNEVKIHGCPNEHVFVYERTYKNDSVWVLSNFNELTETLDIGWLLSIGIHAGKNSIDLLTQETFNLIHNALPLKPFQQLWIKNI from the coding sequence ATGAACCAAGCAGAATTACACCGAATATTGGCCTTAAAAAGTCAAGAAAATAAAGACTCCTTAGATTTAGATGTATTATATAACCGAAGGTTGTCCGCCAATATTTCATTAATAAAAACTCATTTTTTTTCACTTTATCAAGAAGTAGAACATAAAGACTATTTTTTTAAACTACTAGATCAAATAGCCCTTCTATTTAAAGCACGCCCCACAGAACTTAAAAATCAAGATTTAGAACGTTTAAATTCTGGCAACTGGTATCAAAGCGAAAAAATGGTAGGTATGCAATTGTATGTAGACCGTTTCAATAAAGACATCAATGGACTAAAAGAAAAACTGCCCTATTTTCAGGATTTAGGTATAAATTTTCTTCATTTAATGCCAATTACAACAAGACCTACAGGCGAAAATGACGGAGGTTATGCGGTAAATAGCTATCATGAAATTGATGGTAAATATGGTACTAAAAAAGACTTTTTAGATTTTGCCAAAAAAGCGAGAGAGAACAATATGTTCTTGATGCTAGATTTTGTAGTCAACCATACATCTGATGAGTTTGAATGGGCCGAAAAAGCCAAAAAAGGTAGTCTTCATCACCAAAATTACTATTACACCTACGCGGACCGTCATATACCAGATGAGTTCGAGAAAACTCTTCCGGAAATATTTCCACAGTCTGCACCAGGTAATTTTACCTATAATGAAGAAATGGAAAAATGGGTAATGACCTGTTTTAATACGTATCAATGGGATTTAAACTATAGAAATCCTGAAGTATTTATTGAAATGCTTGGTAATTTGATGTCGTTAGCCAATCTAGGTGTCGACGTAATTCGTTTTGACGCCTTAGCGTTCCTTTGGAAAAAATTAGGGACTTTATCTCAAAATTTACCTGAAGCGCATACGCTTATTTCATTATTTAGAATGTGCTTGCAAGTTATTGCACCGGGGGTTATTCTATTGGCCGAGGCTATCGTTGCGCCTAGAAATATTATAAAATATTTTGGCGAAGGTATAAGCGAGGGCAATGAATGTGAAATTGCATATAATGCCTCATTAATGGCTTTGTTATGGAATTCAATTGCCACTAAAAAGGCTTCTTTAATGCTTAAAAGCTTAACCGAGATACCCAATAAACCGAATGATGGGACATGGATTAATTATATACGTTGCCATGATGACATTGGGCTAGGATATGATGATGATTTTGTTCGCGCAATGGGCTCGGACCCTACTGCTCATAAACAATTTATACTGAATTATTATACTGGTAGATTGGAATGGTCGCCTGCAAAAGGGCTTATGTTCATGTACAATCCTAAAAATGGTGATGGCAGAATTACAGGTAGCGCAGCTTCCTTATTAGGTCTTGAAACCGCATTGGAATTGAAGAATAAGATCATCATTGATTACGCTATTTCAAAAATATTAATGATGCATGGTATTATTTTAACGTATGGCGGAATACCTATGATTTATGCCGGAGATGAAATTGCCACCTTAAACGATTACTCTTACGAACAAAACCAAGACCATGTAAATGACAACCGTTGGGTAAATAGACCAATCCAGAATTGGGATGTCGTTGCTTCATTAAATAAAACAAAAGAAAATCCTTCTACAATTGTTTACAATGGATTAAAAAATATGATTCGTTTGCGGAAAGAGCATGTTCTCTTTAAGGATTCTAACGAGGTAAAAATACATGGTTGCCCAAATGAACATGTATTTGTTTATGAGCGTACTTATAAAAATGATAGCGTTTGGGTTTTATCTAACTTTAATGAGCTTACCGAAACCTTAGATATTGGATGGTTACTTTCTATTGGTATACACGCTGGCAAAAACTCTATAGATTTGCTTACCCAAGAAACTTTTAACCTAATCCATAATGCATTACCATTAAAACCCTTTCAGCAACTTTGGATTAAGAATATTTGA
- a CDS encoding ATP-binding protein, with the protein MINKRLLVKNLLAHNDENSFYDKKRFVNIGEKEGKAKFLKHVCALANSNPANNSFIVIGVEDEDNKIVGVDFFDDSKIQNLVNAYLDNPPRISYENIPFPHLPEGKVVGLVTIKSIGKLCSLRKNIWKYYGGSVFFREGSISLPKAYDIELKNINSDAVATIEQHAKNNIELTLDGVIDFINNRHKDLESDYKVFKEQFVVCWAGNKKVSNGETYYYRVDIELINEQVKLFYSNLDEIKISINDDSFTIIEFVQLGLGAKQKYYPLEKVVINFSENGTYQINSDLLFNPPKHNRKKLEKIYVDNNSLVDKASGNTVLTIDEVKRLKYLADSYLICYLNGFEEAKEDMEKARQLLKSKYPTINTSLKEALRVLRKVKYN; encoded by the coding sequence ATGATTAATAAACGCCTTTTGGTTAAAAACTTACTCGCCCATAACGACGAGAATAGTTTTTATGATAAAAAGCGTTTTGTAAATATTGGTGAAAAAGAAGGAAAAGCAAAGTTTTTAAAACATGTTTGTGCTTTGGCAAACAGCAACCCTGCAAATAATTCTTTTATAGTTATTGGTGTAGAAGATGAGGATAATAAAATTGTAGGTGTAGATTTTTTTGATGACAGCAAAATTCAGAATTTAGTTAATGCGTATTTAGATAACCCTCCTCGTATATCTTATGAAAATATTCCGTTTCCGCATTTGCCAGAAGGTAAGGTTGTGGGCTTGGTTACCATAAAATCTATAGGTAAATTATGTTCATTACGTAAGAACATTTGGAAGTATTATGGAGGTTCGGTCTTTTTTAGAGAAGGCAGTATAAGCTTACCAAAAGCATATGATATTGAGTTAAAAAACATTAATTCTGATGCTGTTGCTACCATAGAGCAGCATGCTAAAAACAACATAGAACTTACTTTAGACGGAGTTATAGATTTTATAAATAATAGGCATAAAGATTTAGAAAGTGACTACAAAGTTTTTAAAGAGCAATTTGTGGTCTGTTGGGCAGGGAATAAAAAAGTGTCTAATGGAGAAACCTATTACTATAGAGTAGACATAGAGCTAATTAATGAACAGGTTAAACTTTTCTACTCCAACTTAGACGAAATTAAGATTAGTATTAATGATGATTCCTTTACTATAATAGAGTTTGTGCAGCTAGGATTAGGAGCTAAACAAAAATATTATCCGTTGGAGAAAGTGGTTATCAATTTTAGTGAAAATGGCACCTATCAAATTAATAGCGACTTGCTATTTAATCCTCCAAAACACAACAGAAAAAAACTGGAAAAAATATATGTAGATAACAATTCTTTGGTAGATAAAGCCAGTGGGAATACGGTTTTAACCATTGATGAGGTTAAAAGATTAAAATACTTGGCAGACTCTTATCTTATTTGTTATTTAAATGGTTTTGAAGAAGCAAAAGAGGATATGGAAAAGGCCAGGCAACTTTTAAAGTCAAAATATCCAACTATAAATACTTCGTTGAAAGAGGCTTTACGTGTGCTTAGGAAGGTGAAGTATAATTAA